From the genome of Astatotilapia calliptera chromosome 3, fAstCal1.2, whole genome shotgun sequence:
AATTGTTGAGGCCTTTGCCTGTATGAAATGTAGATATTAATGAATTAAGTAATTAACCAAGGTGAACACATCTAATTAATTTTCATCTATGCTGGCAATCACACAGAAACTGAGACAGACCCCTCCTCAGAGCCTGGATGTCATATTTACCTCATCTTACGGATCGTGTTCACCATCATTATGGTGGCTCTTCTACTGCTGCTCGTGGGACTTCTTCACTGTGGGAAAATCAGAGCAACTAATTGTTAACCCAGATGTAAATGTAACTGTCATGATACTGGAAACTGTgcaacatgtctgtgaaggttctcagtcatccaggtcatcgtagtctaaggagcttgcaaagaaaagcgtctggacttctttaagttgcttgaagacgtttcacctctcatccgagaagcttcttcagttctaaggtcaaatggtggagagtcccagatataaacctagtgggagtttccccccacagagggacaaaaggaccccctgatgatcctctaatcgcctgagccaaggtgtgaaactgggtgtggaaCCCACAGCATATGTGTAGCACAAATAAacaatagttttaaaaaatagtcATTTTGGAAAAAATGCCTGTAAAATCCCACCATAATGCTGATAAACATCTCTGAAGGACCCACAACACTGTGGGTCCTTCAGTGATGTTCAAATACATCACAAGACTGTGATGtatttgaaggaaaaaaacattgtaaatatCTGCAAACACCTGCAAATTCCACCACTTTCTATTGCATGTGTGGTTGTAGGTGACCTGCAACTTAATTGCATTGAAATATTTCAATGCAATAtaagtgttctttttttattataatctATTTCTTACATATTTCCTGTTGTGGTGAGCATGATATGTGTtgtaagtattattattaaataatcacAGACTGCAAAGCTATTCATCTCTTAAATTTCCTGCTATTTGTCTCCTGTAAAAAATCACTATCCGTAGGACAGTAAACGTTTGAAAAGaagtaaacatgtttaaaaatgttcactGCAAGTAAACATTTAAGACTGCTCCGTGCTCTGAAGTATTGGTTTGCATTTGTACCTCTGTTTCATGAATTCACATCACCACAAAAAGTTGTGTTGTTATTCTTGTCTTCAGTTTAAAATGAGTGTATTCACTGGTAACCACAAAGAGCTTCATTGCAGGTGTGTAGctatattcagtttttttttcatgtattgtatgtatgtattgcATGTATTGAGCCCTTTTAAGGACATTTCttatcactgctatgcagatgatattcagtTATATATGTCCTTTAAGCCTCAAGATGTTTCCAAACTACAGATTTTCCATATGTGGACTCCATTAGAGGTTGGATGACTTTCTTGAAGTCCTTGTTTGTTctcctaacttttttttttttttttttttttttgcctaggGCTATGGAAAAACCAGTTGCTACATTTGCCAAATCTTCTATCAGGAACCTTGGTGTAACGTCTGACTCAGCTCTGACTTTGGATCTTTGTGCTAAATCTCTGGTCCActcctgtttttatcacttGAGAAATATTGCCAAGCTGAGTTCCATTGTATCAGCTGCATTGTATTGGAAATTGTCATACACGCATTTGTCtcatctcgtctggattattgtaattctttgtttacttgtttatgtaaaaCCTCTTTGCAGCATCTGCAAGTTGTTCAGAACACTGCAGCAAAGCTTCTGCCCAAGTCTTCTAAGTACTCCCATGCCTTATCACTCTGACATTCAGGGCCCTGCATGGAAACAGCACCAACATATATCAGTGATCTTTTCCATCCTTACATCCCCAGCAGGATGTTAGATACATTTACATGCTATGACACATGAATGAACTTTATAGAGTTTGTGAGTTGTAATCACCCCAAAACTCTAAATAAAATCTGTACAAAATGACACTGCCAAAATGCAAAAGTGGAATTAACACCTTTTCCACCAGAGACAAtaataaatgtgtttcttttcaaaGATATTCATTCTCGTTTGgaaacagttttttatttttgttctctcCTTCCAATGTATGTTACAGAGAGCTGACCGAAGACATAATCACATCTCAGTGagagtgaaaacaacaaaaacttatCATGTATTGCTTTTGTAATTAAGCAACATATTGTCAGTTGGGTTTGATACATGTATATAAATTGTTATAGcttgtgtgtgttcatttaGATACAGCTGACAGGCAGACCCAAATGCTCTTAAACTTGTTCCATCTGattggtctttttaaaagtgtatGAATGTTGCTACAGGAAATAACTGCCACACCTTTACCATTCACTGCGGTCTTTTTGTGGTgagcagtggaaaaaaaaactcaatttCTTTGCATGAGCATGTCTCTAACTGAAGTGTGGTCTAGTACCCAGGCATAGTAAGCGGTGTCTTGTTTCATGCTACAGCAACATCAACAGCAACATCTGTTCAGTACAGCCAAAGAAAATGACATGGCTTTCTATATTTGCTATGTCAAACTGTGAAAGCACAAGTCATAATCTGAATGTTGTTGACACTGTGAGAAAAATGTAGAAAAGGCAACAAGAGATTCTCAGCTCTTAAACCTTTCTCAAAGTTAGAGAGGGACCATAATAACAGTCATCCCTCATTCATTCAGCAATGTGGCTGCTGATCTTATCATTAAGAACAAACCTTTTCAGTCTTTCTGTTGCCACACATGATAATGGCCTGTCTCACAGTGGGCTTCGTTTTGTGGCtttcaagaaaaacatattatttcaataaggagagatcaCTTAGAAGAATAGAACATGATTTGTTGAAATAGAGAAATTTATGCATTTGCCAATTAGACTCTGATGACTCACGGTAGAAGGTGGTGGCATTTGTCATTCTGGATTCATGTTTTGAGTTTGACACGGAGAAGTGGTTAGCATAATAATTTGGTGTTTCATCTGCCTGTGACTAAACTACGAAGTCAGGTCAGAGATGACTTTGTCCTCTTACGCTTAGAACTCTCTTCAGATGTCTCTCACTTATGTAATATCTTAATAGTTCAGGCCAAGCGCAAAATGAAAATCTATGAATCCCACCAATGGATGTGCGTCTTCCATCACTATGATTGCTTCCAACATCTCAGCGCTGACCTGAAACTGCATGGACTaaaattaaactgttttttctttctccaataTCCCTTGTGGGGCTCCATACTACCCCATAAATGTAGTTATAATGTCTGAACCTAAACAAACCACAGAAAGGTTGACGGGGAAaatggacatttttaaaaaagggctTAAAGTAGGAGGTCCTGTCCTTCTACAAtaaccaaacattttttttaataaaataaacttttctaACATGTACAAAGGAATTTGCAACTTCTAAATGATGGAGAAATGTTGTAATTCTCGGTATTTGCATTTTGTTCTCTTAAAATCCTGATCATATCCAGGAGTTGATCAGTGTTTCTCACTAAACATGATTCTAACCTGAACTGCATCTGGAACGCATGTTGTTCAGCTAAAGTCCTGCTGTTCCTGTGATGAATAAGCCAGCAACATTTTAGCATGTGAGGGAACAGAAGCAACATTATGAATTTCATTGTCACTGGTACATCTGCAGAAGGAAAGCAATATTCTGAGATAAAGTTGACATGTATTTAACTCTTTCCTGCAGAAACATGATGTTTTCCTCCAACATGGCAGCTGATTTTTGTGATCGTTGCTTTGGTGCTGGTAGTGGTGATGGTGGGAATTCTTAACTGTGGAAAAATCAGAGCAACAATAACTAACTCGTCCTTACGCAAACATAAATGTCatgatatataaaaaacaatgcAACCAGCGATGAGAGATAGACCACATCTTGCCTGTTGATATTGATGCATGTCTATTAAGAAACTCTGTGGGTAGTTTGTGAACAAACTTCACCTCCGACTTAGTTtgcactgaaatgttttttatgtttttctcatCAGTACtgtaaaacaagaagaagatgaaCTATAAAATGGATACAAATAGAACTGAAAGCAGCATCAGGCTGTTTTTGTGTCAGGTGACCTACCACAACAGCAGCTCTGCTTCTCTGAAAACTATTTAGATTCATTTCAAATATGCCAAATAGTCAGTCTGCAGCAAGACATCATGGAGGTCAGAGAACTCTGCTTTAGACTGTGTGAGTATTGCCTCAGTTTATACATTAAAACTAAACTATTAACTTTAACAAAGTCTCATAAAGCTGTTAAAATGTGATGTGAACCTTTTCGTGAGACTTCGTGAGAGAAGTAACGATAAATAACATTTTAGCAAAAAGAGTCAACAAAGATGAAAAGTCACACATTTTATTAtctattgtgttttcttttgtctcaGTGACTCAGTGAAAGTGACTGTCATCATCCTCCTGTGTACACATGATCAGAAAGTTGGTGAGTACCATCTGTTTGCTtattactagggatgggtatcgtttaggttttttccgataccggtgccaaatcggtacttttgaaacggtgccggtgctcaaaccagtgcttaaagaatggagaacacaaaattggtacaaaaacctctcatgttcagctgttttttgtaaaaagataacaatgttagccttttctgcagctatggggcatatatggtatcactcttggctggaagcagtgcttaaacaatggaaaaaacacaaactttgtccaaaaacctctcatgtttagctgttttccactttttctttggtcattttagcctttttggccagggtgaagggagtatctgccatcaaacaagaagacagctgcatgtagctatgatgatgtttgctagttcaccttacatgcattaatgtaataacgtggttagcctactcaacgtaaattacacacgaacaacattaagctactcacgcagagaagaacggctgctgctgccatcatcatccgtcatcatttctgctacactggcagggctacgggccaggactctcctcttcgtgtttttgggggatgttgcataacaggcaacccacccacAGTAGATTTGCTCGGTGTTacgtctcgcagcaagctatcaaatacggtgcatttctcggcttttaaaaaaacaaacgctatgcgtcgccaggtgtttcatcggatttgaggtgttacctcctttgacagtattacagtatcagcttaaagcacttgttgcaggctgctgagtttgcatcttttgctgtgaagtacagccagacttttgaccgcttcgccttggtcatttttaatctgtagctctgctctaaaagaacgtacgtactaCTATCCTccgaaacgtaaaatgattggctagaagtgtatcacagctcaggaaaaaaaagcaccaaaataaagcaccgaaatgtgcgctgctttttggtctggttactaccgtttatgtcagaaccggtgccatcatggcaccggacaccggtacccatccctacttattactataagctttatttatcattttgtgTTTGAAAGGGGTAATCATCACAAAGCTTGTGATGCACATTTTATTGGCTATCATGGCTATTTTACTGTGAGGAGATCTCTCGTGGACACGTGTTATATAAGATGAAAGAGGAAGTAGAGCAATGCAACACAACCAGtaagaaaacaacagcaacaacaacaggttCACAGTGCACCATTCATTATCTTTATGCAAGTGACAGTGGAGAATATCTGTGTGTTACAGCAGGAGGGAATAGAAGCAACACTATCTACATCACTGTCACTGGTATGAGTGAATGAAGGCTGTAATATTtcgtcaaaaacaaaaacaagttcaacatttaaaattttaagtcACTTGTTGTGTAGATGGTTCTGTGATCCTGGAGAGTCCTGCTgttcctgtgatggagggagaagcTGTGACTCTTCGCTGCATGAACAAGATGACTTTATCCAACTTCACAGCTGATTTCTTCAAAAATGGGCATCACATAGGGAGCAGCTCAACAGGAAACTTGGCCATCCACGAAGTTTATAAGACAGATGAAGGATTTTACAAGTGCAACATTTCAGGAGGCGGTGAATCCCTAGTGAGCTGGCTGGCTGTCTCTCTGCCATAtctcactttttttcttctgttttcgaGTGGATTTTGGTCAATCACTGCTGATTCATGCATCAATCATAAACACgtttatattttctattttttcgcACTCCTGTTTGTGTGATTAAATACAGTGATTCACTGCACTGCACTAGTCACatattttttctgaaaaaacTCAAAGCAAATCCACCATAATAACAACTGTGGCAGAGTGCAGGGGGTGACtattaggctacgttcacactgcaagtcttaatgctcaattccgatttttgatcaaattcaatttttttgtctgcttgttcacactataaataaaatgtgacagcaaacgcgctctagtgtgaatcCTCAAAGTGGCCAGCATGCGCAAAAgcagacgtcacacacaacgcgctctgttcagacccagaccaaacagtattgtttgactgatggcccttaatataaagacttgttttggactttacgtttcccaattttgctttaagttgttttgttatttacatatggcctaataattatccttattgcggttttagagaggagcggtgcttcaaaggatagttgcagatttctgtcagaatctgcagattatacagcacaaataaaatgttcacgtttctccaacgttgtgtTCCCAACAGTTTTACTgacatctacacgggatggACAAGGAAGctttcgcgatgtcttctcgggcgctgataattggcgtctgttttgtgtcagtgacgtaaaagacggatttaatgagacatgaccgttcaaacagcagtcgctttctaaaacatcggatatgtatcggattcagtaccacatacgaaagtgacccagatcggatatgaaaatatcggatttgtgccgttcacactgtcataccatgatcggatatgggtggcatagggtcaaaaaaaaaatcggatttgatgcgctttcgcctgcagtgtgaacgtagccttagcgATGGGATTTCccgctctttttagagaactggctctttcggctccgaactgGCTCTTCAAGTTGTTttcttgctttaattaatttattatgaaCAACAATATAagattatgcacaaaaggaattactaatgtaaaaaacgcatggttttatttatatatgtttatatataaatatatgcggtggcccctagagacaaagcacataacAGTCCAAAAACTGTCAGCTGCGAAAAGCTAAGGGAGAAATAACTACAATTAGTTGGGgtgtatgtatacttttgactctgtgtgaattagaaaatataaaaaaaatatttttaaacttcTGTGCCCACTAACTGTTCTTAAAAGTCTTTAATGATGTATGTTGTATAACCATTTCACTCTGGAAAAAGAAGTGTGTGCTCTTTattaaaaattgtgtatgtttgtgtcctgtttgtttgtatatgtgtctttctggctgctgttccaaccaaatttccccttgtgggacgattaaaggattattttattctatgcTATTTATTTGTGTTGCTCCAGCCAATCTTGAACAATATATGTGAAAGCTGCTCCTTTTGCAATGATCCAGGGTGAGGGGTTGGTCGTCTATGCTCAGAGCAGCCAATATGGGTATACCAAGTTTAAATGAGCCAATAAGTGGATGCCCTACACCTGGAGGACATgagacaaagagacagaaaaaccaGTTACATGTTATATTGTTccattgtttatttttgttatttcgaGTCCTAAATTGATGAAATTCCAGTCCTTGTCCTATAGTTTCCAAAGGTCATCAAAGCAGAGAAGCTATAACTACTGTCTATTATGTAATGTTCTCCTGTAGGGATTCCTGTTGAGATTGCTTTATATTGATGGTTTATTTTGATGATGTTATGAACTGTTGATGATGGCAGTAGTCTTCAAAATTTTACGTTGAGAAGACTTATTCTGTAATTGTTCAACAATTTGTGAATGCAGTTGTTTTAACTCATGGAAATTGaatccagcacataaaacaaacaactccTTCTGCACTCATGACTACTAGAATCATGAATCATGCAAATGAGAATGAGAAAGTGCTCCCTGTACATGCTGCCTGCAAGATTATGCCTCATTTGAATTAacacctgtttttttctttgcagtacATTTGAATCCTGTCAAAGGTAATGGACTGGTAGCCTCAAGCACAACAAGTCATATAGAAATGAGTCAGTATAATGAAATAGGGCTTACTGTTTTTTCAGACTTCATTAACAGTTTACTTTGTTGTAAAGTCTGAACTAATTCAACTCTGAGTTGGTGTTTATTTACTGCATGTTTGAATTTCTATTATTTATTATCTGCCACATAAAGGGTCCATGGTCATTAGAATGGGCCCTAGAGCAAGATTGTATTTTCTCCATGCACAGGAGAAgttgagattttatttttttttgcctgataTGTTCACAGTAACTGAGTCAGAGAACACTCTGCTGCAAACAACTCAGACAGTCCTGCTGCTGTGGTGGTGAGCACAATCAAGCCAGAAGCTTCAAAGGACATTTGCAGTGAACAGCAATCACTCAGTTTGGACGCCTGAGATTAACAACAACGAGACGACAGACGAGGTACTTGTTCTTTATTATAATCCATATTATGCAGAAAAGTTTCCATTCTATGTCATTGTTTGtagaaaattgaaaatctgcAGTTACACTTTCATTGCTTCTTATTAAAcactttaaagagaaaaaatacattGCAGCTCTCTGTTAGTAAAAAGTTTGATGATCATGAATAGTATTTATACCTTGATTAGTTTAATGGCCATATAATGTATTAAAATTATTGATATTGCATTGGAAACCAAATAAATGATACCCAGACAATTTAAATACACTATAAAAGctgtggaaaaaacacacacacgctgttATGTGTGTCCAAAATGTACTGTAATATTTTGGCCATGCTGAACTTAAACTCAGCAGCCTTCTACTAAGACTGAATTATGATATGCATTAAGGCCCCAAAAGGTCCAGAATGACAACAAGTAAAAGGTGATATAACAGCAGCACACTATGATCAAAACAGATGTCCCTGAAAGTCAATAAGAAATGGAAAATGATTGTTACCTGTGCTAAGAAATGATCACTGTTAGAGCTACAATTGGAAAATAGGATAAAAGAATATCCCAATTTGACACCCAAAATTAAAATCAACCAAAAAAACTTTAACTGCTGATGATATTGCAGTTTTTATTAAGATTAAATACTTATTTGTGACTTCAAATTGCATAATTCATAAAACACGATGGCAGGGCAGGTTATAGTCCAGAAATTAAGTCTGATTTGAATAAACATCTTTGGTAATAAATGTTCTACAAATGTAACCGATTGGATTTCTAATCTGTGAACTAGTGGGTGCAattccagcattttttttaaatgagactgtcacggctggggcaACAGTCTTGTGGTGTGTGGGAAAAGGACTCGAATGCAGGCAGTTAGTGAGATGCGAGGGAGATTTATTATAAATGAAAGAACACAAAGTGGGGATGGCAAGAACAGAACTTAGGATaatctaaactgggagaaactaaactATTGAACGTAAAACACGAAGgggaacagcagggagagcgcACAGTGGATTCACAAAGAGGTTCGCAGACAGTTTCCAGGAGACGAACACAGACGGTCCAGTAACCAGCACACCAATTCACACAACATAAATACACCCAGAGGgacatcacacacaggtgggacacagctggacctgattaacctgatgAGACAAAGgaaacaccagggaccaacagagggagcaccAAACCAAAATCCCAGAACcagaaaatcccaaaacacaaatcATCCCAAAACTAGAACACGAGtccacaaataataataataatattaataataataataataataataataataataataataataataataataataataataataataaatacaccaAACCCAAAATCCCTGAGTCAATGGACTCAGGACCatggcagagacagagagatgaaCTACCTAGTGATGAgcaataccactgatttccttttagATCCGATACCACcaccctttctctctctgtacCTGGAGAGTGCTTGTAATGTAAAAGGACTCAACGAGGAACGtttgtctcgccctagcagcacctgttcctctcctccttcattTTGCGTCATCATAAACTCATCATTAGATTCTCtgttatattttacttttgtcAGACGAGGCTTGTGGTCTTGCCACATGTGTCACAAAACACATCTTGGCTGCTTGTGGAGCTGTGGAGCAGTGAGGCCAGCCACAAAATTTCCTGTGTTTACTGCATTCAATTACAAAATTCACAACTGTGCCTCtattaaaggtagaaaggtagaaacCTGGGACTCCTAGTGTTAAATCCTGGTAGCTGTTCAACATAAAAAAGTACTTTGCACCAGCAGAAACTCTTATTAAATGTGGTCTGTAGTGACAGAGCTTCAGTAATAGCTTCAAGCATAAAGATAAACGTATACACATAACAAGAATAAAATGCATTCTGTTACAAAAGTATAAAATGAATTTTGTCAGTGTACgtaattttcttgtttgttttttttattattaccatTCATTTATTAAGAAATATTTGTCAACAAATATTTTCTTATGATAGTATATGGTAACGTTAATGTAACTACTAAGAAAATGTGAGATTACATGAATACCCTACCAAGATTAAATGTAACTTAAAAgtatttcaatttcttttttcctttttctactCTATACCTTCTGTCTCCTTATTTGTCTCTTGAATTCCCTTTTTTCAGCACAACTACAATATACAGGAGATATGGCAGATATATCAGTTAACACCTCATCCACCTCAAGTGTTCTGGATTGCAACAACTCCAATGTTTACAGATACGCAAGCATTACCATCAATACCTTGagaatcctcctcctcctccctctctccactATCGTCCTCTACCTGGGCCATAGACAATGGCGGCAGCAGCGCTCTTTTAAAACAGCAAGTCACTCTGACATCTTCACCTACCACATGGCTGCCATGGAGCTGATCTGGATCTTTGGgggcttctttgtttttggtagCAATTATATTAATAACTCAGCACTGACAAACCTTGGATTAAATGCTTATTATATGACTTTCTATGGGAGGATCATTTTCCACATTCTCACCTGTGTAGAACGTTACCTGGCTGTTGTTCATCCCATCACCTACATGAGTCTAAGAAACGCCCGTGGGGTCAAGATCAGAAACATCAGCATTGGCTGTGCTTGGCTGCTATGCTTTGGACTGAGCTTTGGAGCTCTAGTTATGCATAATGAACTCTCCATAccattgttatgtgttttaattttatccATAACAGTCATATCTTTCTGCAGCCTCGCTGTTCTCCGTGTTCTGATTCGTCCAGGGCCAGGGGAAGCAAGTGGAGAAAAGAAACAGGTTGACCAATCAAAGCAAAGAGCCTTCTACACCATCACAGTTATATCATCCGTGCTTTGGTTGTGGTGCATTGGGCTGCTTGTCTCTGTTCCAGTGCACAATATGCCTGTAATAAGCAAGACTGCCAAGTGTTTGGTGGAAATAAGTGTAGAGGGACTTAACCTTCCCGGCTGTTTGGTGTTACCTCTGCTTTATCTACACAGAGCAGGAAAATTCACatgttgcttttcttttagGAAACTATTGATGAATTCTAGTTGAGTATTTATCGTAGTTGTCAGGGCAATTGTTGCAGTGGaacttttatgttttcataaaaaatactttaaaacaaagGGACCTGTCTTCACACCTTTCACTGTCATGTAAGCAGAATCTGTTCAGCATAGTTGGTTTGTACTGAGTTTTTCAGATAATTGCAGAGGTTTTGTCATTGTGTGCTTGTAGTTTTGGTTCCTGAATGTAACTGAGCTGCAagtgaaaaagaatgaaaatagtGATTTAAGAAAACTTAAAAGACCGCTATCTTGAATATAAATGCTGTAGTTCCTTTAAAATTGAATGTTCCCGTATGTAATTTCAGTAATGCTTACACTGGTTTTATCATATGGCAGGAACTGATGTGTTTGACTAGTTAGATGACCTGCCAgtgccaaaataaataaaatgcattagcCGTAAAACAGCTAACTGTACTAGAATGGTTTATTTGaggagtttcagtcaggtttcagagctcattgCTTCtcatggcctctgacagtggatttaactctgtgcttgtcctgcttgACCTCAGTGCAGTGTTCGAaaaatactgttgaccataatatcctactAGAGCGATTAGAGcacgctgtaggtattacaggtactgccgctgcagtggtttgcatCATATCTATCTAACTGACTCTGATTTCTTCATGTAAATGGaaagtcctcttcacacactaaggtccATGCTAGCACcacttctgtttacattatgcaTGCGTCCCttagacagcatcatcagaagaaagacttcaattttatttattgcttttcagTTGCACTTATCCAGTGGTTTTATTTCGTATATTTGTAATTGATGGAGTGTAGACTGTTTGCTGGGGTGTTAggttgtgtttttgagtgatTGGGCGTTTGTTTTTAGATGGTTGTTAAGATTTAATGGTGGGTTCTTTAAAATTCTGAGAATATTCAAGAAGTTGGTTGTATTTTGGTATAAATAGTTTAGGATGTTGGTGCGTCCATCGTTCTAAACTTAATGTCAATCCTGTAAAGCAGTGAGTGTCAATCAAGATGTGTCAGGTGACATGAGGTAGAGAGAGACTGAAGTCCCCCTTTGCTACTGCTTGTTGTCACAgctgag
Proteins encoded in this window:
- the LOC113015407 gene encoding high affinity immunoglobulin gamma Fc receptor I-like; this translates as CEEISRGHVLYKMKEEVEQCNTTSKKTTATTTGSQCTIHYLYASDSGEYLCVTAGGNRSNTIYITVTDGSVILESPAVPVMEGEAVTLRCMNKMTLSNFTADFFKNGHHIGSSSTGNLAIHEVYKTDEGFYKCNISGGGESLVSWLAVSLPYLTFFLLFSSGFCFTDIYTGWTRKLSRCLLGR